One Peterkaempfera bronchialis DNA window includes the following coding sequences:
- a CDS encoding S8 family peptidase encodes MQQVPSRGRTPLLIRCLAVLSLAALLLGGAVPYAGGPGRAYLGYLVVAERVDAAGAALAAREVTAAGGVVVQEYPQIGVVLAYSAARSFAERLRVRPGIAEAGAGRTAPVFTLPGPPADGGGFRAYGRPAGPHDTAPAAVGGQPVGGRVDRLPAADDTPTVPDPRERSAWNLRMIGADAGPGESGAALFSGIGGGPDREREALRRVVVAVLDSGVDDSHPDLREAVDPDRSASCADGRPDPRFGAWRPDPAIAESGHGTHVAGIIGAARDGDGVVGVAPGVRIAAVRLLGPLGQYYPENIVCGLLWAADHGARAINDSYFSDPWKYNCPDNRDQAAVVAAVGRAVRYARERGAVVVASAGNDAQDLGASRTDGRSPNDRTSASPPPVRTLGAECIRLPAELPGVVSVSAVERSGALAGYSNYGGDRIVLAAPGGDPGGGAARAVVSDWPGGRYAALAGTSMAAAHVTGAVALAAAAHPEYGSDRLRAVLTGAARRGRCAPGAGLCADPRYFGAGVVTVVGLSAAPASTTGSR; translated from the coding sequence GTGCAGCAGGTCCCGAGCCGTGGCCGCACGCCCCTGCTGATCCGCTGCCTCGCCGTGCTGTCGCTGGCCGCCCTGCTGCTCGGCGGGGCCGTCCCGTACGCGGGAGGACCCGGCCGCGCCTACCTCGGCTATCTGGTGGTCGCCGAGCGCGTCGACGCGGCGGGCGCCGCACTCGCCGCCCGCGAGGTGACGGCCGCCGGCGGCGTGGTGGTGCAGGAGTACCCGCAGATCGGGGTGGTCCTGGCGTACTCCGCCGCCCGGTCCTTCGCCGAACGGCTGCGTGTCCGGCCCGGCATCGCCGAGGCGGGCGCCGGCCGCACCGCTCCGGTCTTCACGCTCCCCGGGCCGCCGGCCGACGGGGGCGGCTTCCGGGCGTACGGCCGCCCGGCGGGGCCGCATGACACGGCCCCCGCAGCCGTCGGCGGGCAGCCGGTCGGCGGACGGGTCGACCGGCTGCCCGCCGCCGACGACACCCCGACCGTGCCCGACCCCCGTGAGCGGTCCGCCTGGAACCTGCGGATGATCGGCGCCGACGCGGGGCCGGGGGAGAGCGGTGCCGCGCTGTTCAGCGGGATCGGCGGCGGCCCCGACCGGGAGCGCGAGGCGCTGCGCCGGGTGGTGGTGGCGGTCCTCGACTCCGGCGTGGACGACTCCCACCCCGACCTCCGCGAGGCGGTAGACCCGGACCGCTCCGCCTCCTGCGCCGACGGGCGCCCCGATCCCCGGTTCGGCGCCTGGCGGCCCGACCCCGCCATCGCCGAGAGCGGCCATGGCACCCATGTCGCGGGGATCATCGGCGCGGCCCGGGACGGCGACGGCGTGGTCGGCGTGGCGCCGGGGGTGCGGATCGCGGCCGTGCGGCTGCTGGGGCCGCTGGGCCAGTACTACCCGGAGAACATCGTCTGCGGGCTGCTCTGGGCGGCCGACCACGGAGCCCGGGCGATCAATGACAGCTACTTCTCCGACCCCTGGAAGTACAACTGCCCGGACAACCGCGACCAGGCGGCGGTCGTCGCGGCGGTGGGGCGCGCGGTGCGCTACGCACGCGAGCGCGGCGCCGTGGTGGTGGCCTCGGCCGGCAATGACGCCCAGGACCTGGGAGCGTCCCGTACCGACGGCCGCAGCCCCAACGACCGGACGTCCGCCTCCCCGCCGCCGGTCCGCACACTGGGCGCCGAGTGCATCCGGCTGCCCGCCGAGCTGCCGGGGGTGGTCTCGGTGAGCGCGGTGGAGCGCTCGGGGGCGCTGGCCGGCTACTCCAACTACGGCGGCGACCGGATCGTGCTCGCCGCGCCGGGCGGCGACCCGGGCGGGGGCGCCGCCCGCGCGGTGGTCTCGGACTGGCCCGGCGGGCGCTATGCGGCGCTGGCCGGTACCTCGATGGCGGCGGCGCATGTCACCGGCGCGGTGGCGCTGGCCGCCGCCGCCCACCCGGAGTACGGGTCGGACCGGCTGCGGGCGGTGCTGACCGGGGCGGCGCGGCGCGGGCGCTGCGCGCCGGGGGCGGGGCTCTGCGCCGATCCGCGCTACTTCGGCGCGGGGGTGGTCACGGTGGTCGGGCTGTCCGCCGCTCCGGCCTCCACCACCGGCAGCAGATAG
- a CDS encoding TetR/AcrR family transcriptional regulator produces MATQETEQAQTRPPRKRQARGERRMAELLDAAGQVFAECGYSATTTNAIAARAGVSPGTLYQYFPNKDAIADALGERFAEKARATQRALEDPELPGLELREVLDRVVDSAVDFNCAEPAFHVLLTGPDTPCWITEAHGPLHTAILDRVTALLAGRAPGLPEARLRRSALVAVQIFKGLLPLVLAAEGAEEEQQALVAELKQALHGYLLPVVEAGAADSPTTVTTPAPK; encoded by the coding sequence ATGGCGACCCAGGAGACGGAGCAGGCGCAGACCCGGCCGCCCAGAAAGCGGCAGGCCCGAGGCGAGCGGCGGATGGCCGAGCTGCTGGACGCCGCCGGGCAGGTCTTCGCCGAGTGCGGCTACTCCGCCACCACCACCAATGCCATCGCCGCCCGCGCCGGGGTCTCCCCCGGCACGCTCTACCAGTACTTCCCCAACAAGGACGCCATCGCGGACGCCCTCGGCGAGCGGTTCGCCGAGAAGGCCCGGGCCACCCAGCGCGCCCTGGAGGACCCGGAGCTGCCCGGCCTGGAGCTGCGGGAGGTCCTCGACCGGGTGGTGGACTCCGCGGTGGACTTCAACTGCGCCGAGCCGGCCTTCCACGTCCTGCTGACGGGCCCGGACACCCCCTGCTGGATCACCGAGGCGCATGGGCCGCTGCACACGGCGATACTGGACCGCGTCACCGCGCTACTCGCCGGCCGCGCCCCCGGGCTGCCGGAAGCGCGGCTCAGGCGCTCGGCGCTGGTCGCGGTGCAGATCTTCAAGGGGCTGCTGCCGCTGGTCCTGGCCGCCGAGGGCGCGGAGGAGGAGCAGCAGGCCCTGGTCGCCGAGCTGAAGCAGGCGCTGCACGGCTATCTGCTGCCGGTGGTGGAGGCCGGAGCGGCGGACAGCCCGACCACCGTGACCACCCCCGCGCCGAAGTAG